One window from the genome of Carassius carassius chromosome 15, fCarCar2.1, whole genome shotgun sequence encodes:
- the otud7b gene encoding OTU domain-containing protein 7B isoform X2, which yields MDAVLSDFVRSTGAEPGLARDLLEGKNWNLSAALSDFEQLRQVHAGNLSCTFAEEREYPSFEKEMARMGRPLLHRQDEVVQATEKRLSRGISHASSTIVSLARSHVSSTGGSNEPLLDTPLCTFQLPDLTVYRDDFRGFIERDLIEQSMMVALEQAGRLNWWTHLGTGCQSLLPLATSGDGNCLLHAASLGMWGFHDRDLMLRKSLYALIDHGQEREALKRRWRWQQTMQNKESGLVYTEEEWQKEWNELLKLASSEPRIHYSTNGSNGAESQEEPVYESLEEFHVFVLAHVLRRPIVVVADTMLRDSGGEAFAPIPFGGIYLPLEVPANKCHRSPLVLAYDQAHFSALVSMEQKDSSKEQVVIPLTDSDHKMLPLHFAVDPGEDWEWGKDDNDNVMLASVTLSLEAKLHLLHSYMTVTWLPLPCEVQQAPLAQPESPTASAGEDARTPPDSGESDKESVSSSSNGNGDSSTTGTSVTTGKTNGGSSSSSSSSSNSSAGTTGTIGKEKGKKDKEKDKDKKRADSVANKLGSFGKSLGSKLKKNVGGLMTGKNASGSGSKQEGQEKKKGSLKGRKGSKDSSPSIHTGSEDSGKGSPSSTSERQNGSYSSEGDPFKYSSDVKVSLSVLRSAMQGERKYIFTALLTTSNRQPFQEEMIQRYLLDAEERFHAEQEQRREAERKTAGGFATTAGSQLKKDGPELSYRNFEGKEEVTDNSPPTFNALKSSSFSPVMYSGVVPIPRATFINHSPSPLTQHLHMHGYLDTRRQLAGGSPSSYPGLPSYATLPRHCPLPQGPPHTQYHPPSTSLGSPSRIISPCMMSFPQDHDPIDYPTEPAGGYTNGLRDSHFTLDSRNGPMPVRHYSLGSAGGLANLQSSKCRTPTCNYYGHPETGNYCSYCYREELKRRETETAIHRF from the exons ATGGACGCAGTCCTGTCCGACTTTGTCCGTTCTACTGGAGCTGAACCCGGACTGGCCAGAGACCTGCTGGAGG GAAAGAACTGGAACCTCTCGGCTGCACTGAGTGACTTTGAACAGCTGAGACAAGTGCACGCTGGGAACCTCTCATGCACCTTTGCTGAAGAGAGAGAGTATCCTTCCTTTGAAAAGGAGATGGCCCGGATGGGGCGGCCTCTCTTGCATCGCCAAGATGAGGTTGTTCAAG CCACGGAGAAGCGACTTTCGAGGGGAATCTCTCACGCCAGCTCCACCATAGTCTCTCTGGCCCGCTCACACGTGTCCAGTACAGGCGGCAGCAACGAGCCACTTCTGGACACTCCGCTCTGCACCTTCCAGTTGCCTGACCTCACCGTCTACAGGGACGACTTCCGCGGCTTCATCGAGAGAGACCTCATTGAGCAGTCCATGATGGTGGCCTTGGAGCAAGCTG gacgGTTGAACTGGTGGACTCATTTGGGGACCGGCTGTCAGAGTTTATTACCTCTGGCTACGAGTGGTGATGGTAACTGTCTGTTACATGCTGCCTCACTGG GTATGTGGGGCTTTCATGATCGAGACCTAATGCTGCGGAAGTCTCTCTATGCACTGATTGATCATGGGCAGGAAAGGGAGGCTTTAAAGCGAAGGTGGAGATGGCAACAAACCATGCAGAACAAAGAG TCGGGACTGGTTTACACAGAGGAAGAGTGGCAGAAAGAGTGGAATGAGTTATTGAAACTGGCATCCAGTGAACCAAGGATACACTACAGCACTAATGGCAGCAACGG TGCCGAGTCACAGGAGGAGCCGGTGTACGAGAGCCTGGAGGAGTTTCATGTGTTCGTTCTTGCTCACGTGCTCCGCAGGCCGATAGTGGTTGTGGCTGACACCATGCTGCGGGACTCTGGGGGAGAAG CTTTTGCACCTATCCCATTTGGAGGGATTTACCTGCCCCTAGAAGTACCAGCCAACAAGTGCCACCGCTCCCCTCTCGTCCTGGCATATGACCAGGCCCATTTCTCTGCTCTGGTCTCAATGGAGCAGAAAGACAGTTCCAAAGAACAAG TGGTGATCCCTCTGACAGACTCGGATCATAAGATGCTGCCTTTGCACTTTGCTGTGGATCCTGGAGAAGACTGGGAATGGGGCAAAGATGACAACGATAATGTGATGCTGGCAAG TGTAACCTTATCTCTGGAGGCCAAGCTCCATCTGCTGCATAGCTACATGACTGTCACCTGGCTTCCTCTACCCTGTGAGGTACAG CAGGCCCCATTGGCCCAGCCAGAGTCACCTACAGCATCTGCAGGAGAGGATGCCCGCACCCCGCCAGACTCTGGAGAGTCTGATAAGGAGTCCGTCAGCAGCAGTTCCAATGGCAATGGAGACAGCAGTACAACTGGAACCAGTGTCACAACAGGCAAAACAAATGGTGGATCTTCCAGCTCCTCTAGCTCATCCAGTAACAGTTCAGCAGGGACAACTGGCACAATTGGAAAGGAGAAGggaaagaaagacaaagaaaagGATAAGGACAAGAAACGTGCAGACTCCGTTGCCAACAAACTGGGTAGCTTTGGCAAGAGCTTGGGCAGTAAGCTGAAAAAGAATGTGGGAGGCCTGATGACAGGAAAGAATGCAAGTGGAAGTGGATCCAAACAGGAGGGTCAAGAGAAGAAGAAAGGCTCTCTGAAAGGTCGTAAGGGCAGTAAGGACAGCTCTCCCTCCATTCATACTGGCTCTGAGGACTCTGGGAAAGGTTCACCCTCCTCAACCAGCGAGCGACAAAATGGAAGCTACTCTTCTGAAGGTGACCCTTTTAAGTACAGCTCGGATGTGAAAGTGAGCCTCAGCGTCCTCCGATCCGCTATGCAAGGTGAAAGGAAGTACATCTTCACTGCGCTACTCACTACAAGCAACCGGCAGCCGTTTCAGGAGGAAATGATACAACGCTACCTGCTTGATGCTGAGGAGCGCTTCCATGCCGAACAGGAACAGAGAAGGGAAGCTGAGCGGAAAACGGCTGGTGGTTTCGCAACGACTGCTGGGTCCCAACTAAAAAAGGACGGGCCTGAGCTGAGTTACAGAAATTTTGAAGGCAAAGAGGAAGTCACTGATAACTCACCTCCTACTTTTAACGCTTTGAAGTCGTCGTCTTTCAGTCCGGTGATGTACTCCGGCGTGGTCCCAATTCCTAGGGCCACCTTCATTAACCACTCTCCTTCCCCACTCACACAGCATCTCCATATGCATGGTTATTTGGATACACGACGGCAGCTGGCAGGAGGTTCGCCGTCTTCTTACCCAGGCCTACCATCCTATGCTACCTTGCCCCGACACTGCCCCCTACCACAGGGCCCGCCCCATACCCAGTACCACCCTCCCTCCACCAGCTTGGGGAGTCCATCCCGTATCATCAGTCCCTGCATGATGTCTTTTCCCCAAGATCATGACCCAATTGATTACCCAACCGAACCTGCTGGAGGTTACACGAATGGCTTGCGGGACTCACATTTTACTTTGGACAGCCGCAATGGGCCGATGCCTGTGAGGCATTACTCTTTAGGCAGTGCGGGTGGTCTCGCCAACCTGCAGTCCAGCAAATGCCGAACGCCTACATGTAATTACTACGGCCACCCAGAGACGGGCAATTACTGTTCGTACTGCTACAGAGAGGAGCTGAAGAGACGGGAAACAGAGACCGCTATCCATAGATTTTGA
- the otud7b gene encoding OTU domain-containing protein 7B isoform X1, translated as MDAVLSDFVRSTGAEPGLARDLLEGKNWNLSAALSDFEQLRQVHAGNLSCTFAEEREYPSFEKEMARMGRPLLHRQDEVVQAATEKRLSRGISHASSTIVSLARSHVSSTGGSNEPLLDTPLCTFQLPDLTVYRDDFRGFIERDLIEQSMMVALEQAGRLNWWTHLGTGCQSLLPLATSGDGNCLLHAASLGMWGFHDRDLMLRKSLYALIDHGQEREALKRRWRWQQTMQNKESGLVYTEEEWQKEWNELLKLASSEPRIHYSTNGSNGAESQEEPVYESLEEFHVFVLAHVLRRPIVVVADTMLRDSGGEAFAPIPFGGIYLPLEVPANKCHRSPLVLAYDQAHFSALVSMEQKDSSKEQVVIPLTDSDHKMLPLHFAVDPGEDWEWGKDDNDNVMLASVTLSLEAKLHLLHSYMTVTWLPLPCEVQQAPLAQPESPTASAGEDARTPPDSGESDKESVSSSSNGNGDSSTTGTSVTTGKTNGGSSSSSSSSSNSSAGTTGTIGKEKGKKDKEKDKDKKRADSVANKLGSFGKSLGSKLKKNVGGLMTGKNASGSGSKQEGQEKKKGSLKGRKGSKDSSPSIHTGSEDSGKGSPSSTSERQNGSYSSEGDPFKYSSDVKVSLSVLRSAMQGERKYIFTALLTTSNRQPFQEEMIQRYLLDAEERFHAEQEQRREAERKTAGGFATTAGSQLKKDGPELSYRNFEGKEEVTDNSPPTFNALKSSSFSPVMYSGVVPIPRATFINHSPSPLTQHLHMHGYLDTRRQLAGGSPSSYPGLPSYATLPRHCPLPQGPPHTQYHPPSTSLGSPSRIISPCMMSFPQDHDPIDYPTEPAGGYTNGLRDSHFTLDSRNGPMPVRHYSLGSAGGLANLQSSKCRTPTCNYYGHPETGNYCSYCYREELKRRETETAIHRF; from the exons ATGGACGCAGTCCTGTCCGACTTTGTCCGTTCTACTGGAGCTGAACCCGGACTGGCCAGAGACCTGCTGGAGG GAAAGAACTGGAACCTCTCGGCTGCACTGAGTGACTTTGAACAGCTGAGACAAGTGCACGCTGGGAACCTCTCATGCACCTTTGCTGAAGAGAGAGAGTATCCTTCCTTTGAAAAGGAGATGGCCCGGATGGGGCGGCCTCTCTTGCATCGCCAAGATGAGGTTGTTCAAG CAGCCACGGAGAAGCGACTTTCGAGGGGAATCTCTCACGCCAGCTCCACCATAGTCTCTCTGGCCCGCTCACACGTGTCCAGTACAGGCGGCAGCAACGAGCCACTTCTGGACACTCCGCTCTGCACCTTCCAGTTGCCTGACCTCACCGTCTACAGGGACGACTTCCGCGGCTTCATCGAGAGAGACCTCATTGAGCAGTCCATGATGGTGGCCTTGGAGCAAGCTG gacgGTTGAACTGGTGGACTCATTTGGGGACCGGCTGTCAGAGTTTATTACCTCTGGCTACGAGTGGTGATGGTAACTGTCTGTTACATGCTGCCTCACTGG GTATGTGGGGCTTTCATGATCGAGACCTAATGCTGCGGAAGTCTCTCTATGCACTGATTGATCATGGGCAGGAAAGGGAGGCTTTAAAGCGAAGGTGGAGATGGCAACAAACCATGCAGAACAAAGAG TCGGGACTGGTTTACACAGAGGAAGAGTGGCAGAAAGAGTGGAATGAGTTATTGAAACTGGCATCCAGTGAACCAAGGATACACTACAGCACTAATGGCAGCAACGG TGCCGAGTCACAGGAGGAGCCGGTGTACGAGAGCCTGGAGGAGTTTCATGTGTTCGTTCTTGCTCACGTGCTCCGCAGGCCGATAGTGGTTGTGGCTGACACCATGCTGCGGGACTCTGGGGGAGAAG CTTTTGCACCTATCCCATTTGGAGGGATTTACCTGCCCCTAGAAGTACCAGCCAACAAGTGCCACCGCTCCCCTCTCGTCCTGGCATATGACCAGGCCCATTTCTCTGCTCTGGTCTCAATGGAGCAGAAAGACAGTTCCAAAGAACAAG TGGTGATCCCTCTGACAGACTCGGATCATAAGATGCTGCCTTTGCACTTTGCTGTGGATCCTGGAGAAGACTGGGAATGGGGCAAAGATGACAACGATAATGTGATGCTGGCAAG TGTAACCTTATCTCTGGAGGCCAAGCTCCATCTGCTGCATAGCTACATGACTGTCACCTGGCTTCCTCTACCCTGTGAGGTACAG CAGGCCCCATTGGCCCAGCCAGAGTCACCTACAGCATCTGCAGGAGAGGATGCCCGCACCCCGCCAGACTCTGGAGAGTCTGATAAGGAGTCCGTCAGCAGCAGTTCCAATGGCAATGGAGACAGCAGTACAACTGGAACCAGTGTCACAACAGGCAAAACAAATGGTGGATCTTCCAGCTCCTCTAGCTCATCCAGTAACAGTTCAGCAGGGACAACTGGCACAATTGGAAAGGAGAAGggaaagaaagacaaagaaaagGATAAGGACAAGAAACGTGCAGACTCCGTTGCCAACAAACTGGGTAGCTTTGGCAAGAGCTTGGGCAGTAAGCTGAAAAAGAATGTGGGAGGCCTGATGACAGGAAAGAATGCAAGTGGAAGTGGATCCAAACAGGAGGGTCAAGAGAAGAAGAAAGGCTCTCTGAAAGGTCGTAAGGGCAGTAAGGACAGCTCTCCCTCCATTCATACTGGCTCTGAGGACTCTGGGAAAGGTTCACCCTCCTCAACCAGCGAGCGACAAAATGGAAGCTACTCTTCTGAAGGTGACCCTTTTAAGTACAGCTCGGATGTGAAAGTGAGCCTCAGCGTCCTCCGATCCGCTATGCAAGGTGAAAGGAAGTACATCTTCACTGCGCTACTCACTACAAGCAACCGGCAGCCGTTTCAGGAGGAAATGATACAACGCTACCTGCTTGATGCTGAGGAGCGCTTCCATGCCGAACAGGAACAGAGAAGGGAAGCTGAGCGGAAAACGGCTGGTGGTTTCGCAACGACTGCTGGGTCCCAACTAAAAAAGGACGGGCCTGAGCTGAGTTACAGAAATTTTGAAGGCAAAGAGGAAGTCACTGATAACTCACCTCCTACTTTTAACGCTTTGAAGTCGTCGTCTTTCAGTCCGGTGATGTACTCCGGCGTGGTCCCAATTCCTAGGGCCACCTTCATTAACCACTCTCCTTCCCCACTCACACAGCATCTCCATATGCATGGTTATTTGGATACACGACGGCAGCTGGCAGGAGGTTCGCCGTCTTCTTACCCAGGCCTACCATCCTATGCTACCTTGCCCCGACACTGCCCCCTACCACAGGGCCCGCCCCATACCCAGTACCACCCTCCCTCCACCAGCTTGGGGAGTCCATCCCGTATCATCAGTCCCTGCATGATGTCTTTTCCCCAAGATCATGACCCAATTGATTACCCAACCGAACCTGCTGGAGGTTACACGAATGGCTTGCGGGACTCACATTTTACTTTGGACAGCCGCAATGGGCCGATGCCTGTGAGGCATTACTCTTTAGGCAGTGCGGGTGGTCTCGCCAACCTGCAGTCCAGCAAATGCCGAACGCCTACATGTAATTACTACGGCCACCCAGAGACGGGCAATTACTGTTCGTACTGCTACAGAGAGGAGCTGAAGAGACGGGAAACAGAGACCGCTATCCATAGATTTTGA
- the otud7b gene encoding OTU domain-containing protein 7B isoform X3, producing MDAVLSDFVRSTGAEPGLARDLLEGKNWNLSAALSDFEQLRQVHAGNLSCTFAEEREYPSFEKEMARMGRPLLHRQDEVVQAATEKRLSRGISHASSTIVSLARSHVSSTGGSNEPLLDTPLCTFQLPDLTVYRDDFRGFIERDLIEQSMMVALEQAGRLNWWTHLGTGCQSLLPLATSGDGNCLLHAASLGMWGFHDRDLMLRKSLYALIDHGQEREALKRRWRWQQTMQNKESGLVYTEEEWQKEWNELLKLASSEPRIHYSTNGSNGAESQEEPVYESLEEFHVFVLAHVLRRPIVVVADTMLRDSGGEAFAPIPFGGIYLPLEVPANKCHRSPLVLAYDQAHFSALVSMEQKDSSKEQVVIPLTDSDHKMLPLHFAVDPGEDWEWGKDDNDNVMLASVTLSLEAKLHLLHSYMTVTWLPLPCEQAPLAQPESPTASAGEDARTPPDSGESDKESVSSSSNGNGDSSTTGTSVTTGKTNGGSSSSSSSSSNSSAGTTGTIGKEKGKKDKEKDKDKKRADSVANKLGSFGKSLGSKLKKNVGGLMTGKNASGSGSKQEGQEKKKGSLKGRKGSKDSSPSIHTGSEDSGKGSPSSTSERQNGSYSSEGDPFKYSSDVKVSLSVLRSAMQGERKYIFTALLTTSNRQPFQEEMIQRYLLDAEERFHAEQEQRREAERKTAGGFATTAGSQLKKDGPELSYRNFEGKEEVTDNSPPTFNALKSSSFSPVMYSGVVPIPRATFINHSPSPLTQHLHMHGYLDTRRQLAGGSPSSYPGLPSYATLPRHCPLPQGPPHTQYHPPSTSLGSPSRIISPCMMSFPQDHDPIDYPTEPAGGYTNGLRDSHFTLDSRNGPMPVRHYSLGSAGGLANLQSSKCRTPTCNYYGHPETGNYCSYCYREELKRRETETAIHRF from the exons ATGGACGCAGTCCTGTCCGACTTTGTCCGTTCTACTGGAGCTGAACCCGGACTGGCCAGAGACCTGCTGGAGG GAAAGAACTGGAACCTCTCGGCTGCACTGAGTGACTTTGAACAGCTGAGACAAGTGCACGCTGGGAACCTCTCATGCACCTTTGCTGAAGAGAGAGAGTATCCTTCCTTTGAAAAGGAGATGGCCCGGATGGGGCGGCCTCTCTTGCATCGCCAAGATGAGGTTGTTCAAG CAGCCACGGAGAAGCGACTTTCGAGGGGAATCTCTCACGCCAGCTCCACCATAGTCTCTCTGGCCCGCTCACACGTGTCCAGTACAGGCGGCAGCAACGAGCCACTTCTGGACACTCCGCTCTGCACCTTCCAGTTGCCTGACCTCACCGTCTACAGGGACGACTTCCGCGGCTTCATCGAGAGAGACCTCATTGAGCAGTCCATGATGGTGGCCTTGGAGCAAGCTG gacgGTTGAACTGGTGGACTCATTTGGGGACCGGCTGTCAGAGTTTATTACCTCTGGCTACGAGTGGTGATGGTAACTGTCTGTTACATGCTGCCTCACTGG GTATGTGGGGCTTTCATGATCGAGACCTAATGCTGCGGAAGTCTCTCTATGCACTGATTGATCATGGGCAGGAAAGGGAGGCTTTAAAGCGAAGGTGGAGATGGCAACAAACCATGCAGAACAAAGAG TCGGGACTGGTTTACACAGAGGAAGAGTGGCAGAAAGAGTGGAATGAGTTATTGAAACTGGCATCCAGTGAACCAAGGATACACTACAGCACTAATGGCAGCAACGG TGCCGAGTCACAGGAGGAGCCGGTGTACGAGAGCCTGGAGGAGTTTCATGTGTTCGTTCTTGCTCACGTGCTCCGCAGGCCGATAGTGGTTGTGGCTGACACCATGCTGCGGGACTCTGGGGGAGAAG CTTTTGCACCTATCCCATTTGGAGGGATTTACCTGCCCCTAGAAGTACCAGCCAACAAGTGCCACCGCTCCCCTCTCGTCCTGGCATATGACCAGGCCCATTTCTCTGCTCTGGTCTCAATGGAGCAGAAAGACAGTTCCAAAGAACAAG TGGTGATCCCTCTGACAGACTCGGATCATAAGATGCTGCCTTTGCACTTTGCTGTGGATCCTGGAGAAGACTGGGAATGGGGCAAAGATGACAACGATAATGTGATGCTGGCAAG TGTAACCTTATCTCTGGAGGCCAAGCTCCATCTGCTGCATAGCTACATGACTGTCACCTGGCTTCCTCTACCCTGTGAG CAGGCCCCATTGGCCCAGCCAGAGTCACCTACAGCATCTGCAGGAGAGGATGCCCGCACCCCGCCAGACTCTGGAGAGTCTGATAAGGAGTCCGTCAGCAGCAGTTCCAATGGCAATGGAGACAGCAGTACAACTGGAACCAGTGTCACAACAGGCAAAACAAATGGTGGATCTTCCAGCTCCTCTAGCTCATCCAGTAACAGTTCAGCAGGGACAACTGGCACAATTGGAAAGGAGAAGggaaagaaagacaaagaaaagGATAAGGACAAGAAACGTGCAGACTCCGTTGCCAACAAACTGGGTAGCTTTGGCAAGAGCTTGGGCAGTAAGCTGAAAAAGAATGTGGGAGGCCTGATGACAGGAAAGAATGCAAGTGGAAGTGGATCCAAACAGGAGGGTCAAGAGAAGAAGAAAGGCTCTCTGAAAGGTCGTAAGGGCAGTAAGGACAGCTCTCCCTCCATTCATACTGGCTCTGAGGACTCTGGGAAAGGTTCACCCTCCTCAACCAGCGAGCGACAAAATGGAAGCTACTCTTCTGAAGGTGACCCTTTTAAGTACAGCTCGGATGTGAAAGTGAGCCTCAGCGTCCTCCGATCCGCTATGCAAGGTGAAAGGAAGTACATCTTCACTGCGCTACTCACTACAAGCAACCGGCAGCCGTTTCAGGAGGAAATGATACAACGCTACCTGCTTGATGCTGAGGAGCGCTTCCATGCCGAACAGGAACAGAGAAGGGAAGCTGAGCGGAAAACGGCTGGTGGTTTCGCAACGACTGCTGGGTCCCAACTAAAAAAGGACGGGCCTGAGCTGAGTTACAGAAATTTTGAAGGCAAAGAGGAAGTCACTGATAACTCACCTCCTACTTTTAACGCTTTGAAGTCGTCGTCTTTCAGTCCGGTGATGTACTCCGGCGTGGTCCCAATTCCTAGGGCCACCTTCATTAACCACTCTCCTTCCCCACTCACACAGCATCTCCATATGCATGGTTATTTGGATACACGACGGCAGCTGGCAGGAGGTTCGCCGTCTTCTTACCCAGGCCTACCATCCTATGCTACCTTGCCCCGACACTGCCCCCTACCACAGGGCCCGCCCCATACCCAGTACCACCCTCCCTCCACCAGCTTGGGGAGTCCATCCCGTATCATCAGTCCCTGCATGATGTCTTTTCCCCAAGATCATGACCCAATTGATTACCCAACCGAACCTGCTGGAGGTTACACGAATGGCTTGCGGGACTCACATTTTACTTTGGACAGCCGCAATGGGCCGATGCCTGTGAGGCATTACTCTTTAGGCAGTGCGGGTGGTCTCGCCAACCTGCAGTCCAGCAAATGCCGAACGCCTACATGTAATTACTACGGCCACCCAGAGACGGGCAATTACTGTTCGTACTGCTACAGAGAGGAGCTGAAGAGACGGGAAACAGAGACCGCTATCCATAGATTTTGA